The Cystobacter fuscus DSM 2262 genome includes a region encoding these proteins:
- a CDS encoding DUF885 domain-containing protein has protein sequence MLEAVPAEENEKNAATATLRALIASEWQYQLEHCPTYASVLGDRRWNDRWDDRSLTAIEADHQHNLQILARLQELDRQRLPAEDQLTYDLFRRDYELWIEEHRLKWHLLPTNHMGGIPEGIKQPPGLQTAYQLADTLRFSTTQDYEEWIARLDGFGTYVDQIVALMREGMSERLMYPRVVLQRIPPQLEKQLVDDPTRSGFYGPFTRFPASIPASEQQRLSAAGHAAIARGVLPALTRFHQFLTSEYLPAAPEQVGAWQLPEGQALYGFFARKYTTTNLLPEQIHELGLAEVQRIHAEMEAVKEKTGFRGALHEFFQFLRTDPRFYCKSGEELLLRYRALAKQIDPRMVKLFKTLPRQPYGVEPTPEAMAPDATTGFYYPAASDGSRPGTYLVNLYRPETRPTWEMVPLTLHEAMPGHHLQTSLAAEQEQLPDFRRYGYHVAYGEGWALYCETLGDELGLYDDPYDKFGQLSYDMWRAVRLVVDTGMHARGWSRQQAIDYFLENAPRQPLDVINEVDRYLVWPGQALAYKVGQLKFRELRARAERELGARFDVREFHDVVLLGGSLPLDILEQRVEAWVARTRLALKGG, from the coding sequence ATGCTGGAAGCAGTCCCCGCGGAGGAGAACGAGAAGAACGCCGCCACGGCCACGCTCCGCGCGCTGATCGCGAGCGAGTGGCAGTACCAGCTCGAGCACTGCCCCACCTATGCGTCGGTGCTGGGCGACCGCCGCTGGAACGACCGCTGGGACGACCGGAGCCTCACCGCCATCGAGGCGGACCATCAGCACAACCTCCAGATTCTCGCGCGGCTCCAGGAGTTGGATCGCCAGCGGCTCCCGGCCGAGGACCAGCTCACCTACGACCTGTTCCGCCGCGACTACGAGCTGTGGATCGAGGAGCACCGGCTCAAGTGGCACCTGCTGCCCACCAACCATATGGGAGGAATCCCCGAGGGCATCAAACAGCCTCCGGGCCTCCAGACGGCCTACCAGCTCGCCGACACGCTGCGCTTCTCGACGACGCAGGACTACGAGGAGTGGATTGCCCGCCTCGACGGCTTCGGCACCTACGTGGACCAGATCGTCGCGCTCATGCGCGAGGGCATGAGTGAGCGCCTCATGTATCCCCGGGTCGTCCTGCAGCGCATTCCGCCCCAGCTCGAGAAGCAGCTGGTGGACGACCCCACGAGGAGCGGGTTCTACGGTCCCTTCACGCGCTTTCCCGCCAGCATCCCCGCGTCCGAGCAACAGCGGCTGTCCGCCGCCGGCCATGCCGCCATCGCGCGCGGGGTGCTGCCCGCGCTCACGCGCTTCCACCAGTTCCTGACCTCCGAGTACCTCCCCGCCGCGCCCGAGCAGGTGGGCGCCTGGCAGTTGCCGGAGGGGCAGGCGCTGTATGGCTTCTTCGCTCGCAAGTACACGACGACGAACCTGCTGCCGGAGCAGATCCACGAGCTCGGGCTGGCCGAGGTCCAGCGCATCCACGCCGAGATGGAAGCGGTGAAGGAGAAGACGGGCTTCCGGGGCGCGCTCCACGAGTTCTTCCAGTTCCTGCGCACGGACCCCCGCTTCTATTGCAAGAGCGGCGAGGAGTTGCTGCTGCGCTATCGCGCCCTCGCCAAGCAGATCGACCCGCGCATGGTGAAGCTGTTCAAGACCCTGCCGCGGCAGCCTTATGGCGTCGAGCCGACCCCGGAAGCCATGGCCCCGGATGCCACCACGGGCTTCTACTACCCCGCCGCGTCCGACGGCTCGCGCCCTGGCACGTACCTGGTGAATCTCTATCGTCCCGAGACGCGGCCCACCTGGGAGATGGTGCCCCTCACGCTGCACGAGGCCATGCCCGGACACCACCTGCAGACGTCACTCGCCGCCGAGCAGGAGCAGCTCCCCGACTTCCGGCGCTACGGCTACCACGTGGCCTACGGCGAGGGCTGGGCGCTCTACTGCGAGACGCTGGGAGACGAGCTCGGTTTGTACGACGATCCGTACGACAAGTTCGGCCAGCTCTCCTACGACATGTGGCGCGCCGTGCGGCTGGTGGTGGACACCGGCATGCATGCCCGGGGCTGGAGCCGGCAGCAGGCCATCGACTACTTCCTGGAGAACGCACCGCGTCAGCCCCTGGACGTCATCAACGAGGTCGACCGCTACCTCGTCTGGCCGGGTCAGGCCCTGGCCTACAAGGTCGGACAGCTCAAGTTTCGCGAGCTGCGCGCGCGGGCCGAGCGCGAGCTGGGCGCGCGCTTCGACGTCCGCGAGTTCCATGACGTGGTGTTGCTCGGCGGCTCCCTCCCGCTGGACATCCTGGAGCAGCGCGTCGAGGCGTGGGTGGCCAGGACCCGCCTCGCCTTAAAGGGAGGATGA
- a CDS encoding class I SAM-dependent methyltransferase — protein sequence MRRVLLTAVIPTLLLSGCASTTAATPTERPTSAATPPTVAALDEALSGAWRDPKNVARDVHRHPKQTLGFFGVTPDQTVIEITPGGGWYSEILAPYLRDKGHYVAAVWDDAIPGQPKYRYESNQKLREKFAGNAAVYGTPDVRVFDPAKPDFGAAGSADTVLTFRNAHNWVSDGTAPAYFKAFYDVLKPGGTLGVVDHRAKPGTDLEEMKKSGYLTEELVIELAQGAGFVLADRSEINANPKDTTDHPKGVWTLPPSNRHDAADDAKYQAIGESDRMTLRFTKPTSAR from the coding sequence ATGAGACGAGTACTGCTCACCGCCGTGATTCCCACCCTGCTGCTCTCCGGTTGCGCCAGCACCACCGCCGCGACGCCCACGGAGCGCCCCACGTCGGCGGCCACCCCCCCCACCGTTGCCGCGCTCGACGAAGCGCTCTCCGGCGCCTGGCGAGATCCGAAGAATGTCGCCCGTGACGTGCACCGCCATCCGAAGCAGACGCTGGGATTCTTCGGCGTCACGCCGGACCAGACGGTCATCGAGATCACCCCCGGCGGTGGCTGGTACAGCGAGATCCTCGCGCCCTACCTGCGCGACAAGGGCCACTACGTCGCCGCGGTGTGGGACGACGCGATCCCCGGTCAGCCCAAGTACCGCTACGAGTCCAACCAGAAGCTGCGCGAGAAGTTCGCCGGCAACGCCGCGGTCTACGGCACGCCCGACGTGCGCGTGTTCGATCCCGCGAAGCCGGACTTCGGCGCCGCCGGGTCGGCCGACACGGTGCTCACGTTCCGCAACGCGCACAACTGGGTCAGCGACGGCACCGCACCGGCGTACTTCAAGGCGTTCTACGACGTGTTGAAGCCAGGAGGCACCCTGGGCGTCGTCGATCACCGCGCCAAACCGGGGACCGACCTCGAGGAGATGAAGAAGTCCGGCTATCTGACCGAGGAGCTGGTCATCGAGCTGGCCCAGGGCGCTGGGTTCGTGCTCGCGGACAGGAGCGAAATCAACGCCAACCCGAAGGACACCACCGACCATCCCAAAGGCGTGTGGACCTTGCCGCCCAGCAACAGGCACGACGCGGCCGACGATGCGAAGTACCAGGCCATCGGAGAGAGCGACCGCATGACGCTGCGCTTCACCAAGCCCACCAGCGCCCGGTAA
- a CDS encoding serine/threonine-protein kinase: MEDGDTYTSPSEYIPEMTLRRGAIIAGRFTIEELAGRGGMGFVYRAIDSRTGQHVALKLMQAITSPEAAHRFKREAFLLSELRHPAIVSYIDQGVIEEGQPFLVMEWLEGEDLARRLSRRHLGLSESLALLRRVTEALATAHRQGIVHRDIKPSNLFLRGRRPEDVVLLDFGLARHAIPSLVALTGTNAVLGTPGYMAPEQASSQPHITPSADIFSLGCVLYECLTGQPPFAAPHFAAVLAKILMAEPPRLHTLRPGLPPGLQVLVDRMLDKDPRRRPPDAAALLESLAALDSAPTLLSSPAPASEPPPVQAADEQQLVGVEQQLVSILLVSLRSLATGTLEEDETHGRSLRDALRTMLMPYGGRVELLADGSLAATLVLERDTATDQAALAGRCALTFKERWPDAEVVLVTGLGVLNQRLPVGSAMDRAGQLLREVEGPGASSSLVVLDEVTAGLLGPGFQLSRSAAGTYLLHGERLGTDESRPLLGKPTPCVGRAQELALLEFTFTSCMEEPAARALLVMAPPGTGKSRLRHEFLRRIERKAPQALVLLGRGDPMSTGAASNLLGQALRRLCGVVEVANLEARRTRLYERVARHLPLPEARETAEFLGELCAIPFPEEESPRLRAARQDPRLMSALVGKALVNFLRAECAHDPVLLVLEDLHWSDALTVKLVDEALRALAEHPFMVLALARPEVKELFPGLWARRVLEMPLNGLSPKAGAQLVREVLGPRATDSVVRRVVEQSDGNALFLEELIRMEVEGRGEAPPETVLAMLQARLMRMEPEARQVLLAASFFGRTFWSGGVRELLGEQMPDGKLEEHLRRFVDQEVIEPQPESRFSSEAEYRFRHALVVDAAHGLVPEAHRPVGHRLAGAWLERGGESDAMVLAHHYQLGQRPERAAHFHTQAAEQFFERHDLQGTMRCADAALACGVSGEVFTRLRALQALVALWMEQLPRALELGTPVLPALKAGSTLWCWLSGGLILANGFSGNQEEAARLGGQLLLTRPEPEAVAVYTEALAELGSTSSWNGGYQGAEAMLGRILEAGADVMAHDAMTRGWVRSLKSQLIHFFENKPWQAFSLAELAMRDFLEVGTERDACMMQIVSGYCLTALGDQPRAVKFLREALATTLRTEQHLMAPHGRYFLLHALSQSSEPIHQQEAYSLAHEWVDSEDAPVYRRGMGYATVAQVVRAQGEFHEAESFARKACELLSPFAVCLLFARGVLSSILLSQERAEEARQVAQLGVQEMERMGTTGVYAVSLYLALAEACLALGEVSAGESALRQASRYVHERASDIPDTTARERFLRQVPENARTLELARQRWGDSKTEDKVSDDS, from the coding sequence ATGGAAGATGGCGACACGTACACGTCTCCCTCGGAATACATTCCGGAGATGACGCTCCGTCGGGGCGCCATCATCGCTGGCCGCTTCACCATTGAAGAGCTGGCCGGCCGCGGCGGCATGGGCTTCGTCTACCGGGCCATCGACTCGCGCACCGGCCAGCATGTCGCCCTCAAGCTGATGCAGGCCATCACCTCTCCGGAGGCCGCCCACCGCTTCAAGCGTGAGGCCTTCCTGCTCTCCGAGCTGCGTCACCCCGCCATCGTCTCCTACATCGACCAGGGCGTCATCGAAGAGGGTCAGCCCTTCCTCGTCATGGAGTGGCTCGAGGGGGAGGACTTGGCCCGTCGTCTGAGTCGTCGGCACCTCGGCCTCTCCGAGAGCCTGGCCCTGCTGCGCCGTGTCACCGAGGCGCTCGCCACCGCCCACCGCCAGGGCATCGTCCACCGCGACATCAAGCCCTCCAACCTCTTCCTGCGAGGGCGGCGCCCCGAGGACGTGGTGCTGCTGGACTTCGGGCTGGCCCGCCATGCCATTCCCTCCCTGGTGGCGTTGACGGGCACCAACGCGGTGCTGGGAACTCCGGGCTATATGGCCCCGGAGCAGGCCTCCAGCCAGCCTCACATCACCCCCAGCGCCGACATCTTCTCGCTGGGGTGCGTGCTCTACGAGTGCCTCACCGGCCAGCCCCCCTTCGCCGCGCCCCACTTCGCCGCCGTGCTGGCCAAGATCCTCATGGCCGAGCCGCCCCGTCTTCACACGCTGCGCCCTGGCCTGCCTCCAGGTCTGCAGGTGCTCGTGGACCGCATGCTGGACAAGGACCCGCGGCGGCGGCCGCCGGATGCCGCCGCGCTTCTGGAGTCGCTCGCGGCCCTGGACTCCGCCCCCACGCTGCTGTCGTCGCCTGCCCCCGCCTCGGAGCCACCACCCGTCCAGGCCGCGGACGAGCAACAGCTCGTCGGCGTGGAACAGCAGCTCGTGAGCATCCTGCTGGTGTCGCTCCGCTCCCTGGCAACGGGCACGCTGGAGGAGGATGAGACCCACGGGCGCTCGCTGCGCGATGCGCTGCGCACGATGCTGATGCCCTATGGAGGCCGGGTGGAACTGCTGGCGGACGGCTCGCTGGCGGCCACGCTGGTGCTGGAGCGCGACACCGCCACGGACCAGGCGGCCCTGGCGGGCCGTTGCGCCCTGACCTTCAAGGAGCGCTGGCCGGACGCCGAGGTGGTTCTGGTGACCGGGCTCGGGGTCCTGAACCAGCGCCTGCCGGTGGGCTCCGCCATGGACAGGGCGGGGCAACTGCTGCGCGAGGTGGAGGGGCCAGGCGCCTCCTCGTCCCTCGTCGTGCTGGACGAGGTGACGGCCGGGCTGCTCGGTCCCGGCTTCCAGCTGTCCCGCTCCGCCGCGGGCACCTACCTGCTGCACGGTGAGCGGCTCGGAACCGACGAGTCCCGCCCCCTGCTGGGCAAGCCCACCCCCTGCGTGGGCCGCGCCCAGGAGCTGGCCCTGCTCGAGTTCACCTTCACCTCCTGCATGGAGGAGCCCGCCGCCCGTGCCCTGCTGGTGATGGCTCCGCCGGGCACGGGCAAGTCCCGGCTGCGCCACGAGTTCCTCCGCCGTATCGAGCGCAAGGCCCCCCAGGCCCTGGTGCTGCTGGGGCGCGGCGATCCGATGAGTACCGGAGCCGCCTCCAATCTGCTGGGTCAGGCGCTGCGGCGGCTGTGTGGCGTCGTGGAGGTGGCCAACCTGGAGGCGCGCCGTACGCGGTTGTACGAGCGCGTGGCCCGGCACCTGCCGCTCCCCGAAGCGCGGGAGACGGCCGAGTTCCTGGGTGAGCTCTGCGCCATCCCCTTCCCCGAGGAGGAGAGCCCCCGGTTGCGCGCGGCCCGGCAGGACCCACGACTGATGAGCGCCCTGGTGGGCAAGGCGCTGGTGAACTTCCTCCGGGCCGAGTGCGCCCACGATCCGGTGCTGCTGGTGCTGGAGGACCTGCACTGGAGTGACGCGCTCACCGTGAAGCTGGTGGACGAGGCCCTGCGGGCGCTGGCCGAGCACCCCTTCATGGTGCTGGCGTTGGCGCGGCCGGAGGTGAAGGAGCTCTTCCCCGGCCTCTGGGCCCGGCGCGTGCTGGAGATGCCGCTCAACGGGCTCAGCCCCAAGGCCGGTGCCCAACTGGTGCGCGAGGTGCTGGGACCGCGGGCGACCGACTCCGTCGTGCGGCGCGTGGTGGAGCAGTCCGATGGCAATGCCCTCTTCCTGGAGGAGCTCATCCGCATGGAGGTGGAGGGGCGCGGGGAGGCGCCACCGGAGACGGTCCTCGCCATGCTCCAGGCCCGGCTGATGCGGATGGAGCCGGAAGCCAGACAGGTGCTGCTCGCCGCCAGCTTCTTCGGACGTACCTTCTGGTCAGGGGGCGTGCGGGAGTTGTTGGGAGAGCAGATGCCGGACGGCAAGCTGGAGGAGCACCTGCGGCGGTTCGTGGATCAGGAGGTCATCGAGCCACAGCCGGAGAGCCGTTTCTCCTCAGAGGCAGAGTACCGCTTTCGCCACGCCCTGGTGGTGGACGCGGCCCATGGCCTGGTCCCCGAGGCCCATCGGCCCGTGGGCCACCGGCTGGCCGGCGCCTGGCTGGAGCGCGGGGGCGAGTCCGATGCGATGGTGCTCGCCCACCACTACCAGCTCGGCCAACGGCCGGAGCGCGCCGCCCATTTCCATACCCAGGCCGCCGAGCAATTCTTCGAGCGCCATGACTTGCAGGGGACGATGCGGTGCGCCGACGCGGCGTTGGCCTGCGGGGTGAGCGGCGAGGTCTTCACCCGCCTGCGTGCGCTCCAGGCCCTGGTGGCCCTCTGGATGGAGCAGTTGCCAAGGGCCTTGGAGCTCGGCACTCCGGTGCTTCCCGCGCTCAAGGCGGGCAGCACCCTGTGGTGCTGGCTGTCGGGGGGGTTGATTCTCGCGAACGGCTTCTCCGGGAACCAGGAGGAGGCGGCTCGGCTGGGTGGACAGCTGCTGCTCACCAGGCCGGAGCCCGAGGCGGTGGCGGTCTACACGGAGGCCCTCGCCGAACTGGGCTCCACGTCGTCCTGGAATGGCGGGTACCAGGGGGCGGAAGCCATGCTCGGGCGCATCCTGGAGGCGGGGGCCGACGTCATGGCGCATGACGCCATGACGCGTGGCTGGGTGAGGTCGTTGAAGAGCCAGCTCATCCACTTCTTCGAGAACAAGCCGTGGCAGGCCTTCTCGCTCGCGGAGTTGGCGATGCGCGACTTCCTCGAGGTGGGCACGGAGCGCGATGCATGCATGATGCAAATCGTCTCGGGCTACTGTCTGACCGCTCTGGGCGACCAGCCCCGCGCCGTGAAATTTCTCCGGGAGGCCCTGGCCACCACGCTTCGGACGGAGCAGCACCTCATGGCACCCCATGGCCGCTACTTCCTGCTCCATGCGCTCTCCCAAAGCTCCGAGCCGATACACCAGCAGGAGGCCTACTCGCTGGCGCACGAGTGGGTGGACAGTGAGGACGCCCCGGTCTACAGACGAGGCATGGGGTACGCCACCGTGGCTCAGGTGGTGAGGGCTCAGGGCGAGTTCCACGAGGCGGAATCGTTTGCACGCAAGGCGTGTGAGCTGCTGTCTCCCTTCGCGGTCTGCCTGCTTTTCGCGCGCGGCGTTCTCAGTTCCATCCTGCTGTCCCAGGAGCGTGCCGAGGAGGCGCGACAGGTGGCGCAACTCGGCGTCCAGGAGATGGAGCGGATGGGCACCACGGGCGTGTATGCGGTGTCCTTGTACCTGGCGCTGGCGGAAGCCTGCCTTGCCCTGGGCGAGGTCAGCGCGGGAGAGTCCGCCTTGCGCCAGGCCTCGAGGTATGTGCACGAGCGCGCCTCCGATATTCCCGACACCACCGCGCGCGAGCGCTTCCTGCGCCAGGTGCCCGAGAATGCCCGCACCCTCGAGCTGGCCCGCCAGCGTTGGGGGGACTCCAAAACCGAGGACAAGGTGTCAGACGACTCGTAG
- a CDS encoding pectate lyase family protein, whose amino-acid sequence MRLRAQKQGVVSSAVFLAVALASACGGADSPVTAYDTDSELSATSAPLAVIDAKTLTDTTAPLLLPLAGTRTYSAPVETSSGHEPSNYKAAPVVPSIVPAKSDPTGGVLTFERETAPLEGWHAWARDGAAGKHRQVLVSGGSSAAANRIYTVYTKEQLVNAIREARNEPKIIRVVGHIDFRVDGGVFKEYTSYDDLKSGGSLFIPSNTTLVGIKDANGKPARISGTQLLIGNENGNFEVDFKAWVAAGKNPDAFPGWTRNVIVRNLAIDTMWDVNPEDSANAYADGICVAWAQNVWIDHITLTDLPTPSSLSSDTRHDGGLDVVRASDYVTISNSYFTVHGKTTLVGNSDAGRQWSDEGRLHVTFTGNHWQGVNSRTPRVRYGQVHIYNNLVTGDTNPSAANGTIPAGAAASDVKFESAIGVGYKADILAENNYYNMKTLKPKEVCGKLVTDHGKGVSFRSSGARFISNKDDAGKPMTATIDVQLQGCDGIPVATLWTPPYGYTLKTADTAKTAVLANVGAGKL is encoded by the coding sequence ATGAGATTGAGAGCCCAGAAGCAGGGAGTGGTGTCTTCGGCTGTGTTTCTGGCGGTTGCCCTGGCATCGGCCTGTGGAGGGGCCGACAGTCCTGTCACGGCCTACGACACGGACAGTGAGCTGAGCGCCACCTCCGCGCCCCTGGCCGTGATTGACGCGAAGACCCTGACGGACACCACGGCGCCGCTGCTGCTGCCGCTGGCCGGGACCCGGACCTACAGCGCTCCGGTCGAGACGTCGAGCGGGCATGAGCCCTCCAATTACAAGGCGGCGCCCGTGGTGCCGAGCATCGTGCCGGCCAAGAGCGATCCGACAGGAGGCGTGCTGACCTTCGAGCGTGAAACGGCGCCCCTGGAAGGGTGGCATGCCTGGGCCCGTGACGGAGCGGCTGGCAAGCATCGCCAGGTGCTGGTCTCCGGCGGTTCCTCGGCGGCGGCCAACCGTATCTACACCGTGTACACCAAGGAGCAGCTGGTCAATGCCATCCGCGAGGCCAGGAACGAGCCCAAGATCATCCGGGTGGTCGGGCACATCGACTTCCGGGTGGATGGTGGCGTGTTCAAGGAATACACCAGCTATGACGACCTGAAGAGTGGCGGCTCCCTCTTCATTCCGTCCAACACCACGCTCGTGGGAATCAAGGACGCGAATGGCAAGCCCGCCAGGATTTCCGGTACGCAGCTGCTGATCGGCAACGAGAACGGCAACTTCGAGGTGGACTTCAAGGCCTGGGTGGCGGCGGGAAAGAACCCGGATGCCTTCCCGGGTTGGACCCGCAACGTCATCGTCCGCAACCTGGCCATCGACACCATGTGGGACGTGAACCCGGAGGATTCAGCCAACGCCTATGCCGACGGCATCTGCGTCGCCTGGGCCCAGAATGTCTGGATCGATCACATCACCCTGACGGATCTCCCGACGCCGTCGTCCCTGTCCTCGGATACCCGCCATGACGGAGGCCTGGACGTGGTGCGTGCCTCCGACTACGTCACCATCTCCAACAGCTACTTCACCGTGCACGGCAAGACGACCCTGGTGGGCAACAGCGACGCCGGGCGGCAGTGGAGCGATGAGGGCCGCCTCCATGTCACCTTCACCGGCAACCACTGGCAGGGCGTGAACAGCCGGACGCCGCGCGTGCGCTATGGTCAGGTGCACATCTACAACAACCTGGTGACGGGTGACACCAACCCGAGTGCCGCCAATGGCACCATTCCCGCCGGAGCGGCCGCGTCGGACGTCAAGTTCGAGAGCGCCATCGGCGTGGGCTACAAGGCCGACATCCTGGCGGAGAACAACTACTACAACATGAAGACCCTCAAGCCGAAGGAGGTCTGCGGCAAGCTCGTGACCGATCACGGCAAGGGGGTGAGCTTCCGCAGCAGCGGGGCCCGCTTCATCAGCAACAAGGACGACGCCGGCAAGCCCATGACGGCCACGATCGACGTGCAGTTGCAGGGCTGCGATGGCATTCCGGTGGCCACCCTCTGGACCCCACCCTACGGCTACACGCTGAAGACAGCGGACACCGCCAAGACCGCGGTCCTGGCGAACGTCGGCGCGGGCAAGCTGTAA
- a CDS encoding CgeB family protein has product MRSQGLRIVFFGSSLASAWWNGASMYYRGILRALHARGHHITCYEPAPAGHRLQHDMPTPPWARVVVYPVEDTSGLERCLEQARGADVVVKASGGGFHDEWLNHRVLELRSGRTQVVYWDLDAPVTLERLLREPGDCLRALVPLYDLILTQGGGDRVVLAYRDLGARDCVPVYSAVDPDLHYPVSADPRFGCALALLEDRLPDLDQRVECFFLRAADLLPDKHFLLGGAGWADRPRPSNVRYLGDLTPREHNVMRGSARAVLDVSREGMARFGFSPTAHLFAAAGAGACLITDAWEGIELFLEPGRECLVARDGLEVAEAVLCLTDEGVRDLGDAARRRVLAEHTYAHRAVQVEQVLGYTGRPLAPRELRA; this is encoded by the coding sequence ATGCGCAGCCAGGGACTTCGGATCGTCTTCTTTGGCTCGAGCCTTGCCTCGGCGTGGTGGAACGGGGCCTCGATGTACTACCGCGGCATTCTCCGGGCCCTGCACGCGCGCGGGCACCACATCACCTGCTACGAGCCAGCGCCCGCCGGCCATCGGCTCCAGCACGACATGCCGACGCCGCCCTGGGCGCGCGTCGTGGTGTACCCGGTGGAGGACACCTCGGGGCTGGAGCGGTGTCTGGAGCAGGCGCGGGGCGCGGACGTGGTGGTGAAGGCCAGCGGCGGGGGCTTCCACGACGAGTGGCTCAACCACCGGGTGTTGGAGCTGCGCTCGGGCCGCACCCAGGTGGTGTATTGGGACCTGGACGCGCCGGTGACCCTGGAGCGCCTGCTGCGCGAGCCGGGGGACTGCTTGCGCGCGCTGGTGCCGCTCTACGATCTCATCCTCACCCAGGGCGGGGGAGACCGGGTGGTGCTGGCCTACCGGGACCTGGGGGCACGCGACTGCGTACCGGTGTACAGCGCGGTGGATCCGGATCTGCACTACCCGGTGTCCGCGGATCCACGCTTCGGCTGTGCCCTGGCGCTGCTGGAGGATCGGCTGCCGGATCTGGATCAGCGCGTGGAGTGCTTCTTCCTGCGGGCCGCGGACCTGCTGCCGGACAAACACTTCCTGCTCGGGGGGGCGGGGTGGGCGGACCGGCCGCGCCCCTCGAACGTGCGCTACCTGGGCGACCTCACCCCGCGCGAGCACAACGTCATGCGGGGCTCGGCGCGCGCGGTGCTCGACGTGAGCCGCGAGGGAATGGCGCGCTTTGGCTTCTCACCCACCGCGCACCTGTTCGCCGCCGCGGGCGCGGGCGCGTGCCTCATCACCGATGCCTGGGAGGGCATCGAGCTGTTCCTGGAGCCCGGGCGGGAGTGCCTGGTGGCCCGGGATGGGCTGGAAGTGGCCGAGGCCGTGCTGTGCCTCACGGACGAGGGGGTGCGCGATCTGGGCGACGCGGCACGCCGCCGGGTGCTGGCCGAGCACACCTACGCGCACCGGGCGGTGCAGGTGGAGCAGGTGCTCGGCTACACGGGGCGTCCGTTGGCCCCTCGCGAGCTTCGCGCCTGA
- a CDS encoding glycosyltransferase family 4 protein, protein MRHVLMSTQSSRGEWTCALELSRALGERGLKVTLATLGAPLTLAQWAEARDVPGLRVEQSVWRSEDMPDAWDDVAEAGAWLLELEARYLPDVVHLNGYCHGALPWKRKPLVVGHACPLARARREPRYLAEVTRGLRAAGHVVAPSHALLESLELQAGPLSSTSVIPPARRHVDFPPSAVREPFLFTLGAPGDEARNLEVLEAVTPRLAWPVLVAGSREHPAGGLVRSRALHLLGELPRAALAERLGRASLFVLSSREEPSGLAALGAALAGCALVLSDIPSLREMWEDAAVFVSPEDTEMWGRALRRLVSEPVLRGRMSTLARTRALEFSPERMADAYVALYGRMGEVSQRSPPSQPQLARAKAGADWGRSRVL, encoded by the coding sequence GTGCGTCACGTGCTCATGAGCACGCAGTCCTCGCGAGGGGAGTGGACGTGCGCGCTGGAGCTGAGCCGGGCCCTGGGCGAGCGGGGCCTGAAGGTGACGCTGGCCACCCTGGGCGCTCCGCTCACGCTGGCTCAATGGGCCGAGGCACGTGACGTGCCCGGGCTGCGCGTGGAGCAGAGCGTCTGGCGCTCCGAGGACATGCCGGACGCCTGGGACGATGTCGCCGAGGCGGGGGCCTGGTTGTTGGAACTGGAGGCCAGGTACCTGCCGGACGTGGTCCATCTCAACGGCTATTGCCACGGAGCGCTGCCCTGGAAGCGCAAGCCGCTGGTGGTGGGCCATGCGTGCCCCCTGGCGCGAGCACGGCGCGAGCCGCGCTATCTCGCGGAGGTGACGCGGGGCTTGAGGGCCGCGGGCCACGTGGTGGCGCCTTCCCACGCGCTGCTCGAGTCCCTGGAGCTTCAGGCCGGGCCCCTGTCCTCCACCAGCGTCATCCCGCCCGCTCGCCGCCATGTGGACTTCCCGCCCTCCGCCGTGCGCGAGCCCTTCCTCTTCACCCTGGGGGCGCCGGGGGACGAGGCGCGCAACCTGGAGGTGCTGGAGGCGGTGACGCCCCGGCTGGCCTGGCCCGTGCTCGTGGCCGGCTCCCGCGAGCACCCCGCTGGCGGCCTCGTGCGCTCGCGCGCCCTGCACCTGCTGGGGGAGCTGCCCCGCGCGGCGCTGGCGGAGCGTCTCGGCCGGGCCTCCCTGTTCGTGCTCTCCTCGCGCGAGGAGCCCTCGGGCCTGGCCGCCCTGGGGGCCGCGCTCGCCGGGTGTGCCCTGGTGTTGAGTGATATCCCCTCCCTGCGGGAGATGTGGGAGGACGCCGCCGTCTTCGTGTCTCCAGAGGACACGGAGATGTGGGGGCGGGCGCTGCGCCGGCTGGTGTCGGAGCCTGTCCTGCGGGGCCGGATGTCCACCCTTGCACGGACGCGGGCACTGGAGTTCTCCCCAGAGCGCATGGCGGATGCCTACGTTGCACTCTACGGCCGCATGGGGGAGGTCTCCCAGCGGAGTCCGCCCTCCCAGCCCCAGCTGGCACGGGCGAAAGCGGGGGCGGATTGGGGCCGCTCCCGGGTTCTTTGA